A single region of the Nostoc sp. C052 genome encodes:
- a CDS encoding Uma2 family endonuclease, whose protein sequence is MVSSLKELIDEPELGHTSDPEERFISSGVSWESYEALLVKLENNSHYRVTYLDGILEIVSPSIRHEKIKTNLGMLLERFFYSKRIRFVPMGSSTFRNKAKKAGAEPDECYCIGEEKSVPDLAIEVVLTSGNIHKLEIYRRLGVAEVWFWERNQFKLYHLRDNSQTELATIYPDTYGYELRAASEILPGLDISLLEQCITISDSIQAVDEFEQGLKADNE, encoded by the coding sequence ATGGTCAGCAGTCTTAAAGAACTAATTGATGAGCCAGAATTGGGTCATACCTCAGACCCAGAGGAAAGGTTTATCAGCAGTGGCGTAAGTTGGGAAAGCTATGAAGCGCTACTAGTCAAACTAGAAAACAACTCTCATTACCGTGTTACTTATTTAGATGGAATATTAGAGATAGTGTCGCCATCAATCAGGCATGAAAAAATCAAAACGAATTTAGGAATGCTGTTAGAGCGTTTCTTTTACAGCAAACGCATTCGTTTTGTACCTATGGGAAGTTCTACTTTTAGAAACAAAGCAAAAAAAGCAGGTGCCGAACCAGACGAATGTTACTGCATAGGTGAAGAGAAAAGTGTACCGGACTTAGCCATAGAAGTAGTTCTCACCAGTGGCAACATACATAAATTGGAAATCTACCGAAGATTAGGAGTTGCAGAAGTTTGGTTCTGGGAGAGAAACCAGTTTAAGCTATACCACCTACGGGACAATTCCCAGACTGAGCTTGCCACTATTTACCCTGATACTTATGGCTATGAGCTTAGGGCAGCAAGCGAAATACTGCCAGGGTTAGACATTTCCTTGCTAGAGCAATGCATTACAATTTCAGATTCAATTCAGGCTGTTGATGAATTTGAACAGGGGCTAAAAGCGGACAATGAGTGA
- a CDS encoding plasmid partition protein ParG gives MTEEKQVTYKMFLPESMRARFKSICALKGVSMNEVLLELVETWVTENEAHSSKTDRGKGAA, from the coding sequence GTGACTGAAGAAAAACAAGTAACTTACAAAATGTTTCTACCTGAATCTATGAGGGCTAGATTCAAGTCAATCTGCGCTCTCAAAGGTGTAAGCATGAATGAGGTTTTGCTTGAGTTAGTAGAAACTTGGGTAACAGAAAACGAAGCCCACTCATCTAAAACTGATAGAGGCAAAGGAGCGGCATGA
- a CDS encoding GIY-YIG nuclease family protein, with protein sequence MNVKTINPFELPSLPLDNYLQLPSYQAIYFVFSEDEIAYIGKTKNLTQRLKAHNRRKQFTKMGDKTRIAWLECSDTQLLGQIETALINYFKPKLNGTNNPDASDRLTVYFSDDTTLKKIEEWAKEENRSATNLVATLLAKAVQDKDKQEKSA encoded by the coding sequence ATGAATGTAAAAACCATCAACCCTTTTGAATTACCATCACTGCCATTAGACAATTATTTACAATTGCCCAGCTATCAAGCTATTTACTTTGTCTTTAGTGAAGATGAGATTGCTTATATTGGCAAGACTAAGAACCTTACTCAAAGGTTGAAAGCGCACAATAGACGCAAACAGTTCACCAAAATGGGAGATAAAACCCGTATTGCATGGCTTGAGTGTAGCGATACGCAACTATTAGGACAGATAGAAACAGCTTTAATTAACTATTTCAAACCAAAGCTCAACGGAACAAATAATCCCGATGCCAGCGATAGATTGACTGTTTATTTCTCAGACGACACCACTCTTAAAAAAATTGAAGAATGGGCAAAAGAAGAAAATAGAAGTGCTACCAATCTTGTAGCTACTCTACTCGCTAAAGCAGTACAGGATAAAGATAAACAGGAGAAATCAGCATGA
- a CDS encoding GIY-YIG nuclease family protein, giving the protein MKLDDITTIIYQPKNDHEPGFIYLMEAEGYHGLIPGYYLRRCKIGLSRNPEARLDNFHRNQPPCNVKILKTIYVEDMADVEGELHQQFSQCNVELIKSQEWFDFNPVQFMMVNWEFEKRSLHIFSISDLPIKLIIFSMIGVLSLGAIAGTKLGFSHKPDSQLNQARCKT; this is encoded by the coding sequence ATGAAATTGGATGATATTACGACAATTATCTATCAGCCTAAAAATGACCATGAGCCGGGATTTATCTATTTAATGGAAGCAGAGGGCTATCACGGGCTAATTCCTGGTTATTACCTCCGTCGTTGCAAAATTGGGTTATCTCGTAATCCCGAAGCTCGACTTGATAACTTTCATAGGAATCAACCACCTTGTAACGTGAAAATCCTCAAGACTATTTATGTAGAGGATATGGCAGATGTAGAGGGTGAATTACATCAACAATTTAGCCAATGCAATGTTGAGTTAATCAAAAGTCAAGAGTGGTTTGATTTTAATCCAGTGCAATTTATGATGGTTAACTGGGAATTTGAGAAGCGATCGCTACACATCTTTAGTATTAGTGACTTGCCAATTAAGCTAATCATTTTCAGCATGATCGGGGTTTTGTCCCTTGGGGCGATCGCTGGAACTAAGTTAGGTTTTTCTCATAAGCCAGACAGCCAACTTAATCAAGCAAGATGCAAAACATAA
- a CDS encoding ParA family protein, whose translation MIITVASFKGGVGKTTTAVHLATYLQAFGETLLIDGDPNRSASGWSKRGALPFKVIDERQAAKYAKNYQHIIIDTQARPEQEDLEALVEGCDLLVLPTTPDALSLDALMQTVTTLNSLGADKFRILITRVPPKPRRDGEEARAMLTEAGLPLFKGSVRDAVAFQKAALAGVPVNKISDPRAKIAWRDYQSIGQEVMK comes from the coding sequence ATGATTATCACAGTTGCATCCTTCAAGGGAGGGGTGGGGAAAACCACAACAGCAGTTCATTTAGCTACTTACTTACAAGCCTTTGGCGAGACACTTCTTATTGACGGCGACCCAAACCGTTCTGCTAGCGGTTGGTCAAAACGTGGCGCTCTGCCCTTCAAAGTGATTGATGAGCGGCAAGCTGCAAAGTATGCGAAGAATTACCAGCACATTATCATTGACACCCAAGCAAGACCGGAACAGGAAGATTTAGAAGCACTTGTGGAAGGATGTGATTTACTTGTGCTTCCCACTACCCCGGATGCTTTATCACTTGATGCCCTGATGCAGACTGTTACTACTCTCAATTCGTTAGGTGCTGATAAATTTCGCATCCTTATTACTCGCGTTCCACCTAAACCCCGGCGAGATGGAGAAGAAGCAAGGGCAATGTTAACTGAGGCTGGATTACCTCTATTTAAGGGTAGTGTCCGTGATGCAGTTGCCTTTCAAAAAGCTGCGTTAGCTGGTGTACCAGTTAACAAAATTTCTGACCCACGCGCCAAAATTGCTTGGCGAGATTATCAAAGCATCGGTCAGGAGGTGATGAAGTGA
- a CDS encoding HNH endonuclease, giving the protein MQAQPHILQNSVVVFSKNYLPLARINIKRAIVLLVTGQAESLDFGSTKQWEVRSPSVVLQVPEHIRLTMGNPERHWKVPPVNRREVLKRDNHTCQYCGSSKCLTLDHVIPRSKGGQHTWDNVVTACEKCNSIKSDRLPHEAGMVLKSKPKAPIHPAVAFAEQFWSTQRLSESE; this is encoded by the coding sequence ATGCAAGCTCAACCACACATATTACAAAATTCGGTGGTGGTCTTCTCTAAGAACTACCTACCACTGGCACGTATCAACATTAAACGAGCAATCGTGCTGTTAGTCACAGGTCAGGCAGAATCGTTGGATTTTGGCAGTACAAAGCAGTGGGAAGTACGCTCACCCAGTGTTGTACTACAAGTTCCCGAACATATTCGCTTGACTATGGGTAATCCCGAACGCCACTGGAAAGTACCACCTGTAAATCGGCGTGAAGTACTCAAGCGAGACAACCACACTTGCCAATACTGCGGCAGCAGCAAGTGTCTGACGCTCGACCATGTGATTCCCCGCTCAAAAGGTGGGCAGCATACCTGGGACAACGTTGTAACTGCGTGTGAGAAGTGTAATTCAATCAAGAGCGATCGCTTACCTCATGAAGCTGGAATGGTTCTCAAAAGTAAGCCTAAAGCCCCAATTCACCCAGCAGTTGCATTTGCCGAACAGTTTTGGAGCACACAACGCCTGAGTGAATCTGAGTAA
- a CDS encoding protelomerase family protein: protein MSKAVQEQVEKLFEAVKDLQSLEEIKPHCEAFNEFINTKTSYSIKSLGTVLSRAGFYKKFKLLPLEQGKNAASVPKHDAQGNVTGNELKHYVLLLCGLDKKDWEERNETTRVSDRLDNGQEISPDEYLEVTGKLLESQDLHEVAVGLIAATGRRPHEILARAKFAPVSGQSYQVMFTGQGKKRGDKPVFPIATLYPASYVIERLNWLRKEPTTKTLLAEVANENPTDLSAQNRAIDSRRNGSLNRVVRGYFGDKGDKAPILNFRHGEEQDNCKALRAAYLALATERDCTGAIGSKMLHAARLAGHFVKDAPTDRDLQNLVTTLGYADYYLTKPVGFPDAPSKEKLSNVRVSSRDLEAIRHLQEELNLPNQQSAITYLLESFNNRLDTAKQLQSAHQKLAQLETEIKELRQSNNQLEDINNQLDIANKQLTEEKAAMEPTAHLPQTVTLNVTELDSWLEQKVIEVVNKVTLGQAITPAAKSIPAKVAPIKEEIDWQAKTDAEVWGSKATLAAVEKIRRSYQAICLYNDTVATGEGDRLAITNQALRDLSGCNGLLVRDWIEAHKDEVISHNAKFGMENKKDPSNPASYANKGKDTDKILLLINEEFLSGEGFKAGRN from the coding sequence ATGTCTAAAGCAGTTCAGGAGCAAGTAGAGAAACTCTTTGAAGCGGTCAAGGATTTACAAAGCCTTGAGGAAATCAAGCCACACTGCGAAGCTTTTAACGAGTTTATTAACACTAAAACCAGCTACAGCATTAAAAGCTTAGGCACTGTGTTGAGTCGGGCTGGCTTCTATAAAAAATTTAAGTTACTGCCATTAGAGCAAGGTAAAAACGCCGCTTCTGTACCCAAGCATGATGCACAAGGCAACGTTACAGGAAACGAGTTAAAGCATTATGTTTTGCTGTTGTGTGGTCTGGATAAGAAGGATTGGGAGGAGCGTAACGAAACTACACGGGTAAGCGATCGCCTTGACAATGGTCAAGAAATCAGCCCAGACGAATATTTAGAAGTAACAGGTAAGCTGCTAGAATCCCAAGACCTCCATGAGGTAGCAGTAGGGTTGATTGCTGCCACTGGCCGCCGTCCTCATGAAATTTTAGCCCGTGCCAAGTTTGCACCTGTGTCAGGTCAAAGCTATCAGGTTATGTTTACTGGTCAAGGTAAAAAACGGGGAGATAAGCCAGTGTTCCCCATCGCTACCCTTTACCCTGCTAGTTACGTCATCGAGCGCTTGAACTGGCTAAGAAAAGAACCAACAACTAAAACACTGTTGGCAGAGGTGGCTAACGAAAATCCTACAGACCTTTCAGCCCAAAACCGCGCCATTGATAGCCGCCGCAACGGTTCACTTAATCGGGTTGTGCGTGGGTACTTTGGGGACAAGGGAGATAAAGCACCGATTCTAAATTTCCGACATGGGGAAGAACAAGACAATTGCAAAGCATTACGAGCCGCATATTTAGCACTGGCTACCGAGCGCGATTGTACTGGGGCGATCGGTTCTAAAATGCTTCATGCTGCCAGGTTAGCCGGACACTTTGTTAAAGATGCTCCCACCGACCGAGATTTACAAAATCTTGTAACCACTTTGGGGTATGCCGACTATTACCTTACAAAGCCTGTAGGTTTCCCCGATGCTCCGTCAAAAGAAAAACTTTCAAACGTTCGGGTTAGTTCAAGAGATTTAGAAGCTATTCGCCACTTGCAAGAGGAGTTAAATTTACCCAACCAGCAATCAGCTATTACCTACTTGCTTGAGTCATTTAACAACCGATTGGACACTGCAAAGCAATTACAGTCAGCACACCAAAAATTAGCCCAATTAGAAACAGAGATTAAAGAGTTACGCCAAAGTAATAACCAGTTAGAAGACATCAATAACCAATTAGATATAGCCAACAAACAATTGACAGAGGAGAAAGCAGCAATGGAACCCACAGCACATCTTCCCCAAACAGTTACTCTAAATGTCACCGAATTAGATTCTTGGCTAGAACAGAAAGTTATTGAGGTGGTGAACAAGGTAACTCTTGGGCAAGCGATCACCCCCGCCGCCAAGTCTATCCCTGCCAAGGTTGCACCCATCAAAGAAGAGATTGACTGGCAAGCTAAGACTGATGCCGAGGTCTGGGGGAGCAAAGCAACCTTAGCAGCTGTAGAAAAAATCCGCAGGTCTTATCAGGCTATCTGTTTGTATAACGATACTGTGGCAACTGGGGAGGGCGATCGCCTCGCAATTACTAACCAAGCACTTAGAGATTTATCAGGCTGTAACGGGTTACTAGTACGCGATTGG
- a CDS encoding plasmid replication protein, CyRepA1 family, translating into MNHKGFGKIASPQKSLNQELRQVFRKFNKRGKLRSTSWALHEVSRLESRDGKVHQVVVADNQNDMAQGDACSGRSHHHDSEIQALGNYQGFKEPSAPYTLPAREDFEASHWQEWGESGIDSEIAALNFKSLSGNAAFDYLLYSDKISRRNDGRLRDGDMRRYAHLSNGGWWCSGINIITGEDSDWGCFKPNTPRIDEGNSKAIKYEHPPKVDTEIFALRVPARIWELISRRYDVALPENYQSLPFGDFWRWVRENTQIPIIICEGAKKAAAILSCGYVAIGIPGVWGGRRQPKDEYGENNGAPYLIPQLAAYAQSGRRIYFCFDADVKRTTVRSVNGAIAKTAKLLSLRGCEVRVMGWHLALGKGIDDVLAAYGRDQFDTIYCDALKLDEWNTKQLRRLTYTPDLNFNQRYLGELAIPLGKQLIGLKSPKNTGKTHLLQWLTDPIIRAGERRVLVITHRVQLATQLVKKLGLPFITEVKQTEQGSHFGMGLVIDSLHPKSQAKFNPDEWKGCWLILDEIMQLIWHLLSSSTCQSDRVAIIKNFKRLLQNVINYGGKIFIADADLNDIGIDFIKGLIGQEIDTFLVENTFQFVEPWQVNLVQGNNPAQLVKILTQKLENGDKCFVALSGQRASSKWGSRNLEAYYKKLLPHLRILRIDSKSTTTLGHPAFGCTDDLNEVIKNYDLVLTTSTIETGVSIEEKHFDYVFGIFQGVQTTDGVRQHLSRYRPPVPRYIWLNPVGINRVGNGSNSVKALLAGEYIKNKANIKKLVDLGFEESIEGNFESICINTWAKLGAIINDGMNSYESQIISDLKSEGHIICEVGADELPEPAEVETTKQEIYKNCKSEYAGHCENVTTSESITDEQFLKLDKQNCKTESEQLKHRKGEIERRYNVTVTPELVEKDDKNWYSIIRLDYYLGVGREFLPDREINVMSTALKNGGGDYFIPDTNKSFIGKKIDALDWIGYKELRETDGLSNNHPLAQAVFEKAKTHQSDLSLILGAKSNMFAKLNTPMQVCQKLASLTGYKFPRLRREGTRGNQVWIYGVAAPDFQKDDEGNLVFVDGRAVPVSDRREEVFTAWVERDILAREKAAKAKLEAQVQATIPNCQLSALAETEINTLTTLQEQYAEQKTQTLTEEVESIVITHNSGNQAMATPRASISVELPVENHQESTEAVIEKLLKISNWGEVAVSQAEINEVWPLLSENQRSHLWQLHHEYQQQLSLEELAQQAIATQAEIKETGFGSHFRSYVLKAVRGGIAIARKCWGDKQECSIPLNQLLLAN; encoded by the coding sequence ATGAATCACAAAGGATTCGGCAAGATAGCCTCACCCCAAAAATCACTAAATCAAGAACTAAGGCAGGTTTTTAGAAAATTCAACAAGCGAGGTAAGCTCAGAAGTACCTCTTGGGCTTTGCATGAAGTCTCAAGACTTGAGTCCAGAGATGGAAAAGTCCATCAAGTTGTTGTAGCCGACAACCAAAATGACATGGCGCAAGGCGATGCCTGCTCTGGGCGTAGCCATCACCATGATAGCGAAATTCAAGCACTGGGTAATTATCAAGGATTCAAAGAGCCATCCGCACCTTATACTTTGCCAGCCAGAGAAGATTTTGAAGCAAGCCACTGGCAAGAGTGGGGTGAGAGTGGGATTGACAGTGAGATAGCGGCACTTAACTTCAAATCGCTGTCAGGGAATGCCGCTTTTGATTATCTCCTCTACTCCGATAAAATCAGCCGCCGCAACGATGGGCGGCTACGCGATGGGGATATGCGGCGATATGCTCACCTCTCTAATGGTGGTTGGTGGTGTAGCGGAATAAATATTATCACTGGTGAAGATTCCGATTGGGGATGCTTCAAGCCCAACACGCCAAGAATAGATGAGGGTAACAGCAAGGCAATTAAGTATGAGCATCCCCCCAAAGTTGACACAGAAATTTTTGCCTTACGGGTTCCCGCTCGGATTTGGGAATTAATTAGCCGCCGCTACGATGTGGCACTACCAGAAAATTACCAAAGTTTACCTTTTGGTGATTTTTGGCGATGGGTGAGAGAGAATACCCAAATTCCCATTATCATCTGCGAGGGTGCTAAAAAAGCAGCTGCAATCCTATCTTGTGGTTATGTCGCCATTGGTATACCCGGAGTATGGGGAGGCCGTCGCCAACCAAAGGATGAATATGGCGAAAATAACGGCGCACCGTACCTAATCCCACAGTTAGCCGCTTATGCTCAATCAGGCAGGCGAATTTATTTCTGTTTCGATGCCGATGTGAAGCGCACCACGGTTAGAAGCGTGAATGGTGCGATCGCTAAAACTGCCAAGCTTTTATCTTTGCGTGGCTGTGAAGTCCGAGTAATGGGGTGGCATTTGGCATTAGGCAAAGGGATTGATGATGTACTAGCTGCTTACGGCCGCGACCAATTTGATACTATTTACTGCGATGCTTTGAAATTAGATGAGTGGAACACCAAGCAACTAAGGCGGCTCACATACACCCCAGATTTGAACTTCAATCAGCGTTACTTGGGTGAGTTGGCTATTCCTTTGGGTAAGCAGCTAATAGGCTTGAAATCGCCAAAGAACACAGGTAAAACTCACTTGCTTCAGTGGCTAACTGACCCGATAATTCGCGCTGGTGAGAGGAGAGTGTTAGTAATTACCCATCGGGTGCAACTGGCAACCCAGCTTGTAAAAAAACTGGGATTACCTTTCATTACCGAAGTGAAGCAGACTGAGCAAGGCTCACATTTCGGAATGGGGTTAGTAATTGATAGCTTACATCCAAAAAGCCAAGCCAAATTTAACCCTGATGAGTGGAAAGGGTGCTGGTTGATTTTGGATGAAATCATGCAGCTAATCTGGCATTTGTTGAGCAGTTCGACTTGTCAGAGCGATCGCGTAGCCATCATCAAAAATTTCAAACGCCTGCTACAAAATGTTATTAATTATGGTGGGAAAATATTCATTGCCGATGCTGACTTAAACGATATTGGTATTGACTTTATCAAAGGACTAATTGGGCAAGAGATTGACACTTTTCTCGTGGAAAATACATTTCAGTTTGTAGAGCCTTGGCAGGTAAATTTAGTACAGGGTAATAATCCAGCACAATTAGTAAAAATCCTTACCCAAAAACTAGAGAATGGGGATAAGTGTTTTGTTGCTTTGTCTGGACAACGGGCTAGTTCTAAATGGGGTTCTCGCAATTTGGAGGCGTACTATAAAAAACTGCTGCCACACCTGAGAATTTTACGAATTGATTCTAAAAGTACAACTACTCTTGGTCATCCGGCTTTTGGCTGTACAGATGATTTGAATGAGGTAATTAAAAACTATGACCTCGTTCTAACTACCTCGACCATTGAGACTGGGGTATCAATTGAAGAAAAGCATTTTGATTATGTTTTTGGGATTTTTCAAGGCGTACAAACTACCGATGGTGTCAGACAGCATTTATCACGTTACCGCCCTCCAGTCCCTCGTTACATCTGGCTTAATCCAGTAGGCATCAATAGGGTAGGCAATGGCTCCAATAGTGTCAAGGCATTACTAGCAGGTGAGTACATCAAGAATAAAGCCAATATTAAAAAGCTCGTTGATTTGGGATTTGAGGAATCGATAGAAGGCAATTTTGAGAGCATTTGCATTAATACTTGGGCGAAGTTAGGGGCAATCATCAATGATGGGATGAATAGCTATGAATCGCAAATTATTAGTGATTTGAAATCTGAGGGACATATCATCTGTGAAGTGGGCGCAGATGAGTTACCCGAACCCGCAGAAGTAGAGACTACTAAGCAAGAAATTTACAAAAACTGCAAATCAGAATATGCGGGACACTGTGAAAACGTCACCACATCTGAAAGCATTACAGATGAACAGTTTTTGAAACTAGATAAACAGAATTGCAAAACTGAGTCCGAACAGTTAAAACACAGAAAAGGTGAGATTGAAAGGCGTTATAACGTGACCGTTACTCCCGAATTAGTAGAGAAAGATGATAAAAACTGGTATTCTATAATTCGACTAGATTACTACCTTGGCGTGGGTAGGGAATTTCTACCGGATAGAGAAATAAACGTCATGTCTACCGCTTTAAAAAATGGCGGTGGAGATTATTTCATTCCCGATACTAATAAAAGCTTTATTGGCAAAAAAATTGATGCTTTAGACTGGATTGGGTACAAAGAGCTTCGAGAAACGGACGGATTGAGCAACAATCACCCATTAGCACAAGCAGTATTTGAGAAAGCAAAAACTCATCAGTCCGATTTGAGCTTAATTCTTGGCGCTAAGAGTAATATGTTTGCAAAGCTAAATACTCCCATGCAAGTCTGTCAAAAACTAGCGTCTCTTACTGGGTATAAATTCCCCCGATTGCGGCGAGAGGGAACACGAGGCAACCAAGTCTGGATTTACGGTGTCGCCGCGCCAGACTTCCAAAAAGATGATGAGGGGAATCTGGTTTTTGTCGATGGTCGCGCTGTTCCCGTTAGCGATCGCCGAGAAGAAGTTTTCACGGCATGGGTAGAGCGCGATATCCTAGCCAGAGAAAAAGCCGCCAAAGCAAAACTAGAGGCACAAGTACAAGCAACAATTCCCAATTGCCAATTGTCAGCACTTGCAGAAACCGAAATTAATACGCTGACCACATTACAAGAACAGTACGCAGAGCAAAAAACACAGACCCTAACAGAAGAAGTTGAGTCAATAGTCATCACTCATAACTCAGGAAATCAGGCGATGGCTACGCCCAGAGCAAGCATCTCGGTTGAGTTACCAGTTGAAAATCATCAGGAATCCACAGAAGCGGTAATTGAAAAACTACTAAAAATTTCTAACTGGGGAGAAGTTGCGGTGAGCCAAGCCGAAATTAATGAAGTTTGGCCCCTACTCTCAGAAAACCAGCGATCGCATCTGTGGCAACTTCATCATGAATATCAGCAGCAATTGTCTTTAGAGGAATTGGCACAGCAGGCGATCGCTACACAAGCTGAAATTAAGGAAACGGGTTTTGGTTCCCACTTCCGAAGCTATGTTTTGAAAGCTGTTAGAGGGGGAATAGCGATCGCTCGGAAATGCTGGGGCGACAAGCAAGAATGCTCAATACCTTTAAATCAACTATTGCTAGCCAATTAA